From the genome of Primulina huaijiensis isolate GDHJ02 chromosome 11, ASM1229523v2, whole genome shotgun sequence:
NNNNNNNNNNNNNNNNNNNNNNNNNNNNNNNNNNNNNNNNNNNNNNNNNNNNNNNNNNNNNNNNNNNNNNNNNNNNNNNNNNNNNNNNNNNNNNNNNNNNNNNNNNNNNNNNNNNNNNNNNNNNNNNNNNNNNNNNNNNNNNNNNNNNNNNNNNNNNNNNNNNNNNNNNNNNNNNNNNNNNNNNNNNNNNNNNNNNNNNNNNNNNNNNNNNNNNNNNNNNNNNNNNNNNNNNNNNNNNNNNNNNNNNNNNNNNNNNNNNNNNNNNNNNNNNNNNNNNNNNNNNNNNNNNNNNNNNNNNNNNNNNNNNNNNNNNNNNNNNNNNNNNNNNNNNNNNNNNNNNNNNNNNNNNNNNNNNNNNNNNNNNNNNNNNNNNNNNNNNNNNNNNNNNNNNNNNNNNNNNNNNNNNNNNNNNNNNNNNNNNNNNNNNNNNNNNNNNNNNNNNNNNNNNNNNNNNNNNNNNNNNNNNNNNNNNNNNNNNNNNNNNNNNNNNNNNNNNNNNNNNNNNNNNNNNNNNNNNNNNNNNNNNNNNNNNNNNNNNNNNNNNNNNNNNNNNNNNNNNNNNNNNNNNNNNNNNNNNNNNNNNNNNNNNNNNNNNNNNNNNNNNNNNNNNNNNNNNNNNNNNNNNNNNNNNNNNNNNNNNNNNNNNNNNNNNNNNNNNNNNNNNNNNNNNNNNNNNNNNNNNNNNNNNNNNNNNNNNNNNNNNNNNNNNNNNNNNNNNNNNNNNNNNNNNNNNNNNNNNNNNNNNNNNNNNNNNNNNNNNNNNNNNNNNNNNNNNNNNNNNNNNNNNNNNNNNNNNNNNNNNNNNNNNNNNNNNNNNNNNNNNNNNNNNNNNNNNNNNNNNNNNNNNNNNNNNNNNNNNNNNNNNNNNNNNNNNNNNNNNNNNNNNNNNNNNNNNNNNNNNNNNNNNNNNNNNNNNNNNNNNNNNNNNNNNNNNNNNNNNNNNNNNNNNNNNNNNNNNNNNNNNNNNNNNNNNNNNNNNNNNNNNNNNNNNNNNNNNNNNNNNNNNNNNNNNNNNNNNNNNNNNNNNNNNNNNNNNNNNNNNNNNNNNNNNNNNNNNNNNNNNNNNNNNNNNNNNNNNNNNNNNNNNNNNNNNNNNNNNNNNNNNNNNNNNNNNNNNNNNNNNNNNNNNNNNNNNNNNNNNNNNNNNNNNNNNNNNNNNNNNNNNNNNNNNNNNNNNNNNNNNNNNNNNNNNNNNNNNNNNNNNNNNNNNNNNNNNNNNNNNNNNNNNNNNNNNNNNNNNNNNNNNNNNNNNNNNNNNNNNNNNNNNNNNNNNNNNNNNNNNNNNNNNNNNNNNNNNNNNNNNNNNNNNNNNNNNNNNNNNNNNNNNNNNNNNNNNNNNNNNNNNNNNNNNNNNNNNNNNNNNNNNNNNNNNNNNNNNNNNNNNNNNNNNNNNNNNNNNNNNNNNNNNNNNNNNNNNNNNNNNNNNNNNNNNNNNNNNNNNNNNNNNNNNNNNNNNNNNNNNNNNNNNNNNNNNNNNNNNNNNNNNNNNNNNNNNNNNNNNNNNaataaggaagtaaattcacacttgctcccaaatctaacaaagcttttttaattttatcttctccaataatacatgaaattgttggacaaccaggatctttatattttaaactagaattattttgaagaatagaacttacttgttcagccaaaaatgctttcttcttcacatgcaattttctcttcacagtacataagtcttttaaaaattttgcatatgaaggtacttgtttaatagcatctaataatggaatatttatcttttcctgttaaaaaacttcatagatatcagaatcatttttttgttttttatgatttgttaatgcatgaggaaatggtggaggtttatttgattcatttactatttcagatgatttatcattcaacatattatttttagaatttaaggtatcatcattctcaaaagtatcaggattatcatccttactctttgattttacatgatccttgttttcattactatatggatcattaactattttaccacttctaagggtaataacagattttatttgatcaattttttcattttttaattcttgattttgatttttaggattaggttaaggttgagatggaaatttttctttttcaagaatattaagtgcagatgcaaattttgcaagagtttctttcaaatcagtcatagattgactgttttgaatattgatagattcttgcttttggataaatgcatgaattacatcttcaaagttttttcttggaggtgtaacataaggaatataaccttgatgattttggttattttgaaaatattgttgtgagggttgtgcattattatcagtCCTCCAACTAAAACTaagatgatttttccatccgagattatatgatgttgaaaaaggatctagtattggttttttataattgttaacataatttgcttgttcatggagacattctttaaatgaaggtaatgttggacaatcttttgtagcatgatcatgtgtatcacatatatgacaaacaatttcttgaatactttttaattgaccactctttttcatttctaatgactttatttttcttgctaaagatgcaagtttagcttgaatatccatatcatctttaagattatagataccacccacatttgttgaattattgattttagttgttgttGGTTCTATTGTgtctatattatcccaattttgagcattttctgctaatgaatccaaatactccatagcttcatttgggtttttatcttcaaaagttcaattacacatgaattctatcatttgcctatctttaggtattagaccttcataaaagtgagaaactattctccatgtttcaaaaccatgatgtgggcatgtattaagtaattctttatatctatcccaacattgataaaatgtttctccttgtttttgagaaaaagtagtaatttgtcttttaaaagagtttgttctatgggaaggaaaaaactttttgagaaattgttgttgcatttcttcccatgatcttattgaacttgatctcaaattttgtagccatgttttagctttatcttttaaagaaaaagggaaaagctttaatcgaactatatccatgctacaattttgatcattataagtgttacaaacttcctcaaattctcttagatgtaaatatggattttcNNNNNNNNNNNNNNNNNNNNNNNNNNNNNNNNNNNNNNNNNNNNNNNNNNNNNNNNNNNNNNNNNNNNNNNNNNNNNNNNNNNNNNNNNNNNNNNNNNNNNNNNNNNNNNNNNNNNNNNNNNNNNNNNNNNNNNNNNNNNNNNNNNNNNNNNNNNNNNNNNNNNNNNNNNNNNNNNNNNNNNNNNNNNNNNNNNNccaccataaataatggttacaagaaatttaaatattcaaacacacacctaatataatatagttcctactataaaaaataccgaattcaccgatattttatatatgatacctacgattatatatataactatataaatatataattgcataaaataaatgttaaattaaatcattatatttcatttagaacaaccggcagagccacgttattgcctaaatgaaatatatgatttaataagttagttgcgggaaagtaaaagttagttgcgataaagtaaatgttagatgcgataaagtaaatgttagatgcggaaagtaaatgttagattgttagatatcataatatttcatttagaacaaccggcagagccacgctatcgtctaaatgaaatatatgatataattatataaatatatatatctactTATATGAAAGcaccaataaattttttttggccAGTTTCGGTACGATACCccgtcacaaaaaaaaaacacgtggCCTGTTCTTCTTTCCCCAACAACTCACGGATTTGTGCTGTCAAGAGGAGGGCTTTTTCATTGGGATTATTGCAACCGGTTCTTTCCACCTCTTCCTCCTTTTTCAATTCTATTCTatctgtttgatttttttttcttcagctgTTGCACTTGTTCGTCTCTTTCCAAGCCTGCCTTTGCTTGTGAGTATTTCCTCTTAAAAGATTCGGTCGTTGCTCGATCTCATCGCCGCAGAACCAAACGGTATGGTGTTATGTTTGTGTTATTTCCCCTACCTGGAGCGTGTTTttcttggatttgtttgaaTATGGTTTTCTGCTTGTGTTATTTCCCCTGCCCGGCTATATTTGATACACTTTGTTTGGAAGAATTAAACAGAGCAGCACTTGTAGCAGCTGTCGCAGCCATTTCTCAAGCAATGTACAGACGTCTAGGGAGTGAGGACTTAGATAAAGAAGGAGATGAGGTTCGTAGAGATCTAAACACAACCATACAACACAAACTTTGCACTCCCAAATATCTCTAAGCAAGCAGAAAAGGACAAAAGGCGTGACTTGCATATATCTTGTGTGAACCCAAAGAAAACTTGATCTTTCCATCACCAGCCTTTCACTCTTCCTAGGTTCCGATAAAAAATAGTGGGTTAGCTAGCTTTTTTCTCCCTCCCTCGGATTTGTCTCGGCTTGTTATCAGTGTCCTCCGTTTTTTTTGCCTTTTTGTTGCTTAGGCAGGGGTTATTGGGATTTTGTATTGTTTTTTTAGTTTGTTCTCTTGTTTTTATGTTTGGGTTTTCTTATGCTTTGCGTTTTTTTGGTTTGCCTGCTCTTCCGATCGATCGCTCAAAGTATACAGTTCATAAGCAACTTGAAACCATATGATCCTAGAGTTAGCGATACCCTTAAGCATGTTATGGGTGGAGGTCTAAGAAAGATGGTGAATTTTGGATTAGTTTCAGTGATTCACCGCTGCCCTATTGCCCGATGTTGCCTATTGTGGCTACCAGGTCTGGTGTTCTGTCTCCTCTGTGCAATATTCTGTGTTGGGAGCTCATGTATCTCCATGACTTGTATTGTTCTCTGTTTCTTGGCTGTTGACAAGTACAAAATGATGGAATCGgttatgaaaatgataaaatcatgTGGCTCAAAGTAGGGGAAGCTAACCATTTTCTGCCGCTTGATAACCCTCATGAAGTTTCTGCTTTTTGACCTCCAGTTTCATCTGAGCTGAGTCATCATTGTCATTCCACTTCTTGTGAATAACAAAAAGATTTACGCAGTAAGATGAAGATCAGAACCGCTAGGACACGATAATGATCATAAGCCTATCTGAAATACCATCTTTTGTTGAGGTTGCATTGGTTTCTTTTGGATCTCGTCTTTGTCTGGTTTTGTTCTGCCCAGTCCCGATTCGGTACTGCGAGGCCTGTTTGGTTGTTTAATCAACTTAGGTTGTTGATTTCTCATTTTTTCATCCTTAGTGTCTTTTGCAGTAGCCCTTGAATCATCAAGATTCGGAAGCTTAAACATGGGAATTCCGGACTTCTCAAGTCTCGGGCTTCTGCCATTTTCTCTATTTTTGTTGAATGCCTCGCTGTTTCTTGGATCTGAAATAACATTCCCATTAAAAATCATGAACCTCTTTAGTTCACTTTGTCGCGgggaattcaaataaagaactgAATAGCAAAACCGAACAAAAAGAAACTCACTTCCATCATCACCCATGCCATCAAAGAACTGTACCAGTCACAATCGAGGAACAATGTAACAATCTTACAACCactgtcaaacaactaagcatTTTGTATTTACTTCGAAAATTGGCATGAATTGTGTGTATGTTGTCTAAACGAACGGATAATTAGCAGCTACATGGCGCAGTGTTCACATCATTTATTACCAAAAAAGAGATGCTGCTATAATAAATCGTTAGATTATAAATTCAGTCTCTCTTCGCTTTATGGATTttgattataaattattttgtgtGCTTGCCAACTGCTGGCTTGTTATATTGCTTCGCTTAAACAATTTGTTCTTCGGTTGATATGTAGGTTCACTTTGAGTTTGCTACATTGAACTAGCCGTGCCATCATTAAGCAGCTTCAACCAATGGCCATTTCTTCCACTCGCACTGCGTACAggtttgatattttattataaagttATTAGTTCAGATTTCAGTATTTTTGGCATGTTGctatgcatgtttttttttgttcatgttTATTAGTATAGTATAGAAAGCTTTTATTATTAGCTTTTGTGTTGCCAAATCATAGGTTATAATTCACtttggttttttgtttttccCTGTCATAGCGAGCTTTATTTCACATTTTCTTATATCAATAgactaataatattaaatttggatATTTTGATTTGCTTGATATTATAAAGTAGTCACGATGCCGtggcaaagaaaagaaaagccaGTAGAATTGTTGAAAAGAAAAGCCAGTAGAATTGTTTGACGGCACTGGGAATTTACATGCTTATGTTGAGCACAAGGAAGCAAGCATGTTGCTATGTTTGTCAGGAGAAGATTTAATCGAGGTCGAAgaaaatgtatatttttttgacaCTTAATTCTCTCCAATACAAAACTTTCCATACTTGCTCAATACTATTTATCTTATCGACTACAAGAAATGCCTTTTTGCCCTGACATTTTCAATCAAAAATTACGAGATTCACAATTCTTTTTCCAACTAAGAACGCCGTGGAACAAAACTAGAGGGAAAAGTTTGTTCGAAACACAGTCATTGCATGTCTACCAGCGACAGAATCATCATTAGCATCGCACTGCTATGAAGATAAAGGTTCTTCTTTCAAAGGTGAAGGATTGTTACAAGTAAATGTAGCTATATCTGAATCCCAAGAAAGCAGCTCTGCAACGCAAGAAGAGCACTTCCAAACAGAGCTTAAAACACAACAGGCCATTATAACAGGTAAAAGAAGATTAGAATGCAGAGAGAAAGCGTTAAGTGAAAGCTTAAAACATGTAAAACAAGACTGAAACACTGATGTAGATGTTAAAGTCTAGCATGTATGTTAGTGTCTCTACTTTTTTTGGTGAACCCAAAAAAGACGGCTGTTTTTTTGTATCTAATGTTTTCATTTTAGTAtacttattaaattttaaaaaataaggaaaattttTTCCAACCAAAACGTTAAAAAGCATGTACACAGatacattttcaaaattataaatcaacTATAAGATATTTATACACTCCAAATTGTTAAAGCTATATTAAATGATACCATATTATGTTGTATCATATCCAAAAATTTTCAACTTTATTTACATAGCATCAATATTTTATCCTCAACTTACAActaattattgttatattatttttgtaaaccAAACAAAATAAGAAATGTTAGTAAtattaattcaattaaaataatttcatcaaaaaaaaGAGACACATTTACAACTACAAAAAAACCGTCCTTGCACAACGTTTTCATCAAGTAATCCAATGAGCACACCTTTCCCTCCACTTCTAGCTTGGGAAGCTCAATATCCACCGCAATCCATCCCACCGCCCCAACCCATGAACAAGACATTACACCTggtaaaatacaataaataatctGATTATTAagctttttgttgtgaaaaagtaaaaatttacagtaaaaagtaaaaatctcaaactctcaaaattatcacactacatattttataatatttttctcttaactcaattgtgattttcttcacaaatgagagatctatttataaaaaatttttacaaataattcaaaaataaattacatcattaccttaatcattacacacaaatttcaatattcaacacctaattttaccaaattttcaacattcaaatattcaacattcaatattcaaatattcaatattaaaatattaattttcaacactttcaattttattttaaaacaataacttATACTTTAACAATTGTCAATAGTCAGAAATGGCTAATCTACTTTTAATGAAGAGGCCTAAAACAATCACAACATGTGTCATGGTCAATCTATGACTCACCTCAactcatataatatatataagctCATTTGCCTTCTTTTACCTCACgataaattatttgaaagtttcaatatttttttttcaacatcTAGATTTACTGCTTCTAAACCAACTCTTACTGTGAATGTATCGACTGCAGCCAATGTTGCTACAACTTACTATTCCAAAAAGAAGTAGAAGAACTAATGAAAAGGTTTTTCTCAAACCCAGTATGGGCCATCATCTTCCGAAGCGCACTTAATATGGAATCTAAGCTTTCTCTTCTGCTAGACTATGCAGCCGATATCGAAACAGAGCTGGATCTCAATATTATCCGCCAACCTTGTTTAGTTCTCAGTTCTTTAACATGATATGATTAGAATTTCTCAATAATTTCGTTCGCATTtagttaaatttttataattggaTCTCGATCAATATGCTAGAAGTTAACTCACTTTATTATCGGGTTTGTTTTTCTCAGGTACAACTCAACAGCTAGAGACGAAGAATGAAATCAGCTTGTAATAATATGAACAtaaataaactttttatgatTTCTAAGTATGTGCTACCTGCAAAAAATCCATAGCGTCTGTATAAATTCTCATATTGTTATAATATCTACACTTGATTAATAATCTGCAAGCATTCTTTAACCTACCTATAACTTCTTTTTAATTATAGTATGGTTGCCAATATacaacaaaaagaaaacatcATATATTACACAACAAATCTGGGTAAACACCTCAAATATTGAGGTGCCAATACCTAGTGTATATATATNagcaaaatgaaaagaaataaagaaagaatatacaaaatataaacaatcttacttcaccaagaattcatcctcttcaccttgacataatagatttagctttccatgaacttacttttgatcaacactaaaaacatcactcataatttggaaaatgaaaaatatattggaacttagaacttttatactcactcgcactatattttacaatgagatagaatgattctcaagctagcacaaggcctctatttataggccaaatgagagaaagggtcaaaaattctattaatgcaatgtagttgtaatagtagtctttgtctcttccaacttcaattccatgccccttctttcaatgctttgttccacgactttaatcaccaaatttgactcagctcaaaacagcaaacatgtggggaaatgtctgtagatgaattttgcCACtcggttcacctcatttggttaaatattgaaatagttatgatttttttactatatgctggtcatggtgaaagtaaatttgtcctccttttgatattttcacaatttgatcatcttaaccaactttttaggctatcatgtcttctgcaaagttgtagataatttctcaaggattccaaaaatatttgaatcacctccatttgaattttttagcttgagttatcattattttaccaacacgtagaaaacctgaaaataaaacatatttagtaagacatttaaatataaacacacaatactaaaataacataattttataattttaatgaaacttaaattttaaaatataggttttaacatataataaattattaattttaagtttcatcagtgGGTGTGTGCATGAGTTTTAACTAAGATTAAGGGAATGaaattgcttaaataaataattaaaaagctaattaaaatactaacccCCTACTAACTTTAATAAAAAcccattttgaaaattaaaatacacacttgataaactttaaaagttttaaaatcttaaaattcacctaataattaaagtAGGCTATAAAAtgtttaaaacttaataaatcatttaaaatgcctcaatcctaacttaaaataaaataccacattttaaaatcgtcaaaatcattgccggtctcttttccttgatcccgcatcgaataatcgcctgaaacatgaaactcaagaaaactttTTAACTTGCAtcgcataaacataaataattaaaataaagcaatttcataaatcatgcatcactcaaatcattttaaaattaattaaataaatgcatgtgttttacgttTATTGAATTTTGGGTTCTACACTATGGTTGTTCCCCAGTTCCTTGACTAGCATTGCTTTCAGATGGTATGAAACGTTGCCTCGAAATTCCATTATGACTTGGCAAGACATGGAATGCAAGTTCCATACTCAGT
Proteins encoded in this window:
- the LOC140988783 gene encoding probable mediator of RNA polymerase II transcription subunit 26b — its product is MGDDGNPRNSEAFNKNRENGRSPRLEKSGIPMFKLPNLDDSRATAKDTKDEKMRNQQPKLIKQPNRPRSTESGLGRTKPDKDEIQKKPMQPQQKMKWNDNDDSAQMKLEVKKQKLHEGYQAAENAKKQRTIQVMEIHELPTQNIAQRRQNTRPGSHNRQHRAIGQR